A single region of the Streptomyces sp. NBC_01262 genome encodes:
- a CDS encoding ComEA family DNA-binding protein — MATLTAHKHLDAAGAADAVRARAAALFDRPPPSAIEPEPESEASVSVAPSRVARARDWAYVRCGLEPRTVAALAVLLIAAVGFAAYHFWASGPATVAVPGVSPQPSPGPVPGPPPVIGAAKAGRAVLVDIAGKVRRPGVRKLPPGSRVADAVRAAGGALPGIDTSALNLARIVADGEQILVGAPAPPMAGTGPGAPVSLSTATPEQLETLPGVGPVLARHIVDYRTQHGGFTSVDQLNEVTGIGDHRFADLKPLVTP; from the coding sequence ATGGCAACTCTCACCGCTCACAAACACCTTGACGCCGCCGGCGCCGCTGACGCCGTCCGGGCCCGCGCCGCCGCGCTCTTCGACCGGCCTCCGCCGTCCGCGATCGAGCCCGAGCCCGAGTCCGAGGCCTCTGTGTCTGTTGCGCCTTCCAGAGTGGCCAGAGCGCGGGACTGGGCGTACGTACGATGCGGCCTGGAGCCGAGGACGGTGGCCGCGCTCGCGGTGCTGCTGATCGCGGCCGTCGGGTTCGCGGCGTACCACTTCTGGGCGAGCGGCCCGGCGACGGTGGCCGTGCCGGGAGTCTCGCCGCAGCCGTCGCCGGGGCCGGTGCCCGGGCCGCCGCCGGTCATCGGCGCAGCGAAGGCGGGCAGGGCCGTGCTGGTGGACATCGCGGGCAAGGTGCGCAGGCCGGGCGTGCGCAAGCTGCCTCCCGGATCCCGGGTCGCGGACGCCGTCAGGGCGGCGGGCGGCGCGCTGCCGGGCATCGACACCAGCGCGCTGAACCTCGCCCGGATCGTCGCCGACGGCGAGCAGATCCTCGTCGGCGCCCCGGCCCCGCCCATGGCCGGCACCGGGCCCGGCGCGCCGGTCAGCCTGAGCACCGCCACCCCGGAACAACTGGAGACGCTGCCCGGCGTGGGCCCTGTCCTCGCTCGCCATATCGTCGACTACCGCACCCAGCACGGCGGTTTCACCTCCGTCGACCAGCTCAACGAAGTCACCGGCATCGGCGACCACCGCTTCGCCGACCTCAAGCCCCTGGTCACCCCGTGA
- a CDS encoding ComEC/Rec2 family competence protein: MTTPRSAVHAAAASPRGASNPHQDGPADLRLVPPALASWAATAWALGAPGGAVAWSCGVAAAVALAWLGCGRASRGGGAGGCPWPAVGRAAAAVLLCAAATAGAAALHAADLRRGPVPGLAAEHSRATVELTLTGDPRTIRPRVRGAARAPAAVVVDGEAIRVTAGGAVTAVRTPVLLIAQQPVGPWLRLLPSTRVTVTARLAPPTRPGDRVAAVLSVHGPPRVTGQPTATQRTAGRLRAGLRTATEGLPADARALLPGLVVGDTSRVTPELHDAFEATDLLHLTAVSGSNLAIILILLIGPPGRAILAERGGLAPRLGIPLRATAVLGGALTLAFVIVCRPEPSVLRAAACGLVTLLAIGTGRRRSLIPALAAAVLLLLLYDPWLARSYGFLLSVLATGALLLLAPRWSEALRRRGVPPRLAEVLAAAASAQAVCAPVVAVLAAHVSLVAVPCNLLAELAVAPATVLGFAALATAPLALPAAKALAWLAGWPAGWIAAIARHGAALPGATVAWPGTWPGAALLAALTVTAVLLGRRLPRHPWLYGVAALLLLLAVLRPVPLPRALTGWPPPGWRMVVCDVGQGDALVLSAGDGTGTAVVIDTGPEPDLADRCLHRLGITTIPLLVLSHFHADHVDGLPGVLRGRTVGAIETTTLDEPPGQAAFVRRQAAAAHIPLIRAAPGEHRRLAALDWQVLSVGLGDDPNDASVTLLVRTAGLTLLLLGDLEPAAQQRLLTAVPDLPRVDVLKVAHHGSAYQDPALLARLRPRLALISCGADNPYGHPSPRTVDALRAQGATVLRTDRDGPIAVTGDREALRAALSHG; the protein is encoded by the coding sequence GTGACCACCCCGCGCTCCGCCGTCCACGCCGCCGCCGCGTCCCCCCGAGGCGCCTCCAACCCCCACCAGGACGGACCCGCCGACCTCCGCCTCGTACCGCCCGCGCTCGCCTCCTGGGCCGCCACGGCCTGGGCGCTCGGCGCGCCCGGGGGAGCGGTGGCCTGGTCGTGCGGGGTGGCGGCGGCGGTGGCGCTGGCCTGGCTGGGGTGCGGGCGGGCGTCGCGCGGTGGCGGAGCGGGCGGGTGTCCGTGGCCGGCCGTCGGCCGGGCGGCGGCCGCCGTACTGCTCTGCGCCGCCGCGACCGCCGGTGCGGCCGCCCTGCACGCCGCGGACCTGCGCCGTGGCCCGGTGCCCGGCCTGGCCGCCGAACACTCCCGCGCGACGGTGGAGTTGACCCTCACCGGCGACCCGAGAACCATCCGCCCCCGGGTCCGGGGCGCGGCCCGCGCACCCGCCGCCGTGGTCGTGGACGGGGAAGCGATCCGCGTCACGGCCGGGGGAGCGGTGACGGCCGTCCGCACCCCGGTCCTGCTCATCGCCCAGCAACCCGTGGGCCCGTGGCTGCGGTTGCTGCCCTCGACCCGGGTCACCGTCACCGCGCGGCTCGCCCCGCCGACGCGTCCTGGTGACCGGGTGGCCGCTGTACTGTCCGTCCACGGCCCGCCGAGGGTGACCGGGCAGCCGACGGCGACCCAGCGCACGGCGGGCCGGCTGCGCGCGGGGCTGCGGACGGCGACCGAGGGCCTGCCGGCCGACGCGCGGGCGCTGCTGCCGGGCCTGGTGGTCGGCGACACCTCCCGCGTCACCCCCGAACTGCACGACGCCTTCGAGGCGACCGACCTGCTCCATCTCACCGCCGTCAGCGGCTCCAACCTGGCGATCATCCTCATACTGCTGATCGGCCCGCCCGGCAGGGCGATCCTGGCCGAACGCGGCGGTCTGGCACCCCGGTTGGGCATCCCGCTGCGGGCGACAGCCGTGCTCGGCGGGGCACTGACGCTCGCCTTCGTGATCGTGTGCCGCCCCGAGCCGAGCGTGCTGCGGGCCGCCGCCTGCGGACTGGTCACCCTGCTGGCCATCGGCACGGGCCGCCGCCGCTCCCTGATCCCGGCCCTGGCCGCCGCCGTGCTGCTGCTCCTGCTCTACGACCCGTGGCTGGCCCGCAGTTACGGATTCCTGCTCTCCGTGCTGGCCACGGGCGCCCTGCTGCTCCTCGCGCCGCGCTGGAGCGAGGCCCTCCGGCGTCGCGGGGTGCCGCCCCGCCTCGCGGAGGTCCTCGCGGCGGCGGCCTCCGCGCAGGCGGTCTGCGCGCCGGTCGTCGCCGTACTGGCCGCGCACGTCAGCCTCGTGGCCGTGCCGTGCAATCTGCTGGCCGAACTCGCCGTGGCCCCCGCCACGGTGCTCGGCTTCGCCGCTCTGGCGACGGCGCCCCTCGCGTTGCCCGCCGCCAAGGCCCTGGCCTGGCTGGCCGGCTGGCCCGCCGGGTGGATCGCCGCCATCGCCCGCCACGGCGCCGCCCTGCCCGGCGCCACCGTCGCCTGGCCCGGCACCTGGCCGGGCGCGGCCCTGCTCGCGGCGCTCACCGTGACAGCCGTACTCCTCGGCCGCCGTCTGCCGCGCCACCCGTGGCTGTACGGCGTCGCCGCACTGCTCCTGCTCCTGGCCGTCCTGCGCCCCGTCCCCCTGCCCAGAGCCCTCACCGGCTGGCCCCCGCCGGGCTGGCGGATGGTCGTCTGCGATGTCGGCCAGGGCGACGCCCTCGTCCTGTCGGCGGGCGACGGCACCGGCACCGCCGTAGTGATCGACACCGGCCCCGAGCCGGACCTTGCCGACCGCTGCCTGCACCGCCTCGGGATCACCACGATCCCGCTGCTCGTCCTCAGCCACTTCCACGCCGATCACGTCGACGGGCTCCCCGGCGTCCTGCGCGGCCGCACGGTCGGCGCGATCGAGACCACGACCCTCGACGAGCCGCCCGGACAGGCCGCCTTCGTACGCCGTCAGGCCGCCGCCGCCCACATCCCCCTCATCCGCGCCGCCCCCGGCGAGCACCGCCGCCTCGCCGCCCTGGACTGGCAGGTCCTCTCCGTGGGCCTGGGCGACGACCCCAACGACGCGAGCGTCACCCTGCTCGTCCGCACCGCGGGCCTCACCCTCCTGCTCCTCGGCGACCTCGAACCCGCCGCCCAGCAGCGCCTCCTCACCGCCGTCCCCGACCTCCCGCGCGTCGATGTCCTCAAAGTCGCCCACCATGGCTCCGCCTACCAGGACCCCGCCCTCCTGGCCCGCCTCCGCCCCCGGCTCGCCCTCATCTCCTGCGGCGCCGACAACCCCTACGGCCACCCCTCCCCGCGCACGGTCGACGCCCTGCGCGCACAGGGCGCGACGGTGCTCCGTACGGACCGGGACGGGCCGATCGCGGTCACGGGCGACCGGGAGGCGTTACGCGCCGCACTGTCGCACGGCTGA